From a region of the Theobroma cacao cultivar B97-61/B2 chromosome 8, Criollo_cocoa_genome_V2, whole genome shotgun sequence genome:
- the LOC18592215 gene encoding aspartic proteinase-like protein 1, translating into MEKRAVFLVLSVWLLLGGSAALTFSSRLIHRFSDEAKALWTARNGNAGNGVVSWPKRNSLEYLELLIGNDLKRQRMKLGSQYPLLFPSQGSETLFFGNEFDWLHYTWIDIGTPNVSFLVALDAGSDLLWVPCDCIQCAPLSASYYNSLDKDLSEYSPSLSSSSKNLSCSHLLCESSSYCKGPNDPCPYIIEYDSDNTSTSGYLVEDKLHLKSFSGHSEESSLQASVVIGCGRKQSGGYLDGAAPDGLMGLGPGNISVPSLLAKAGLIQNSFSICLDQNGSGRIYFGDKGLATQQSTPFLPIGGKYEKYFVRVEHLCVGSSCLEKSGFSALVDSGTSFTYLPPEIYDKVVLEFDKQVNARRISNQEDFWKYCYNVSSQEPFKIPSMRLKFAMNQSFEIHNHIYSYTGIEGFTVFCLTVLRGKDDFGIIGQNFMTGHDIVFDRENLKLGWSHSSCQDVNDKSSVHLAPPPSGESPIPLPTNEQQSTNNTQAVTPAVAGRASTNPSAASSLQIPTLLCPMASLLILRCLL; encoded by the exons ATGGAGAAACGCGCGGTGTTTTTGGTTCTAAGCGTTTGGCTTTTACTTGGAGGTTCTGCGGCGCTCACATTTTCGTCGAGGTTGATACACAGGTTTTCCGACGAGGCGAAGGCGCTTTGGACTGCTCGAAACGGTAATGCAGGTAACGGCGTCGTTTCTTGGCCGAAGAGGAATAGCTTGGAGTACTTGGAGTTGCTTATAGGTAACGATTTGAAGAGGCAGAGGATGAAGCTCGGCTCGCAGTACCCGCTGCTGTTTCCCTCTCAAGGAAGCGAAACTCTCTTCTTCGGAAACGAGTTTGACTG GTTACATTACACATGGATAGACATAGGAACACCGAATGTTTCATTCCTGGTAGCATTGGATGCTGGGAGCGATCTGCTGTGGGTCCCATGTGATTGCATACAGTGCGCTCCTTTGTCTGCCAGTTACTATAATTCCTTG GATAAAGATCTGAGTGAGTATAGCCCATCTTTGTCAAGTAGTAGCAAAAACCTGTCTTGCAGCCATCTGTTGTGTGAGTCAAGTTCCTACTGCAAAGGGCCGAATGATCCCTGTCCATACATTATTGAATATGACTCCGATAATACCTCAACTTCTGGATATCTGGTTGAAGATAAATTACATTTGAAGTCATTTAGCGGCCATTCAGAAGAGAGTTCACTACAAGCTTCAGTTGTAATAGG CTGTGGGAGGAAGCAGAGTGGTGGCTATCTGGATGGAGCTGCTCCTGATGGTCTAATGGGATTGGGACCTGGGAACATTTCTGTTCCAAGTTTGCTGGCAAAAGCAGGATTGATTCAGAATTCCTTCTCAATTTGTTTAGATCAGAATGGTTCTGGAAGAATTTATTTTGGTGATAAAGGGCTTGCCACTCAACAATCTACTCCATTCTTACCAATAGGAGGAAAATA TGAAAAATACTTCGTAAGAGTGGAGCATTTATGCGTTGGGAGCTCTTGTCTTGAGAAATCTGGATTCTCAGCACTGGTGGATAGTGGCACATCTTTCACGTATCTTCCTCCTGAAATCTATGATAAAGTTGTTCTGGAG TTTGATAAACAAGTAAATGCCAGAAGGATTAGCAATCAAGAAGATTTTTGGAAGTACTGTTACAATGTCAG TTCACAGGAGCCGTTCAAAATTCCTAGCATGAGACTTAAATTTGCTATGAaccaaagctttgaaattcaTAATCACATATACTCCTATACTGGAATTGAG GGATTTACAGTATTCTGTTTAACCGTATTACGTGGTAAAGATGACTTTGGTATCATTGGAC AAAACTTCATGACAGGTCATGACATTGTTTTTGATCGAGAAAATCTGAAGTTGGGTTGGTCACATTCCAGTT GTCAAGATGTGAATGACAAATCAAGTGTACATCTTGCGCCTCCTCCCAGTGGTGAATCTCCTATACCATTGCCAACCAATGAGCAACAGAGCACCAATAATACACAGGCAGTAACTCCGGCAGTCGCTGGAAGGGCTTCCACAAATCCTTCTGCAGCTTCATCACTGCAAATTCCCACCCTGCTCTGTCCGATGGCTTCATTGCTAATTCTAAGGTGTTTACTTTAA
- the LOC18592214 gene encoding heavy metal-associated isoprenylated plant protein 22, translating to MGVEGTLEYISDLLSSVKKKKKKHTQTVALKIRMDCEGCARKVKKVLSGVKGAKSVDVDLKQQKATVTGYVEAKKVLAAAQSTKKKVELWPYVPYTLVANPYVAQAYDKKAPLNHVRAVPVTANITETTMDDGYTNMFSDENPNACSIM from the exons ATGGGAGTTGAAGGCACCTTGGAATACATCTCTGATTTGCTTAGCAgcgtgaagaagaaaaagaagaagcacaCACAGACTGTAGCTCTCAAAATCAGGATGGATTGTGAAGGCTGTGCCCGCAAGGTCAAGAAAGTTCTCTCCGGAGTGAAAG GGGCTAAGTCTGTGGACGTGGACTTGAAGCAACAAAAGGCAACGGTGACGGGTTACGTAGAGGCAAAGAAGGTGTTGGCGGCGGCGCAGTCGACGAAGAAGAAGGTGGAGTTGTGGCCTTATGTGCCGTACACGCTGGTGGCAAACCCTTACGTGGCTCAAGCTTATGACAAGAAGGCGCCTCTCAATCATGTCAGGGCGGTTCCTGTCACTGCCAACATCACTGAGACCACCATGGATGATGGTTACACCAACATGTTTAGTGATGAAAACCCTAATGCTTGCTCCATCAtgtaa
- the LOC18592212 gene encoding agamous-like MADS-box protein AGL104, with protein sequence MGRVKLEIKRIENNTNRQVTFSKRRNGLIKKAYELSILCDIDIALIMFSPSGRLSHFSGRRRIEDVFTRYIDLPDQEREHALIFPDQIRHPDIQNKEYLLRILQQLRSENDIALQLANPASFSSDFEGIQEEIVRLQQQLQMAEEQLRAYEPDLLRLTSMGELESCEKHLVDTLANIVQRKEYLLSNHLSSYHPSPIQQGLPPSFDNEVVNWLPDGGQNQSQIFDASSSLNQLRDLSSTVYDPLLQGSISNPSGEDFQPWPQPFVSTPTLYSHVQHGMVGPEMTEMMANEQMEIPGNNSSHGQAAENGGSNYENRVRQLNGQ encoded by the exons ATGGGGCGTGTTAAACTGGAGATTAAGAGAATAGAAAACAACACCAATCGCCAGGTTACATTTTCAAAGCGTAGGAATGGGCTTATTAAGAAGGCTTATGAACTTTCCATCCTTTGTGACATTGATATTGCTCTTATCATGTTCTCTCCATCAGGCCGACTAAGCCATTTTTCCGGCAGGAGAAG GATTGAGGATGTCTTTACGCGTTACATTGATCTCCCTGACCAAGAAAGAGAACA TGCTCTGATTTTCCCGGACCAAATCAGACATCC TGACATCCAAAACAAAGAG TACTTGCTTAGGATTCTCCAGCAGCTAAGAAGTGAAAATGATATTGCTCTACAACTTGCCAA CCCTGCATCTTTTAGCTCTGATTTTGAG GGAATCCAAGAAGAAATTGTAAGGTTACAGCAGCAGCTTCAAATGGCAGAGGAACAGCTAAG GGCATATGAACCTGACCTTCTCAGGCTCACATCCATGGGGGAGCTTGAATCCTGTGAGAAACATCTTGTTGACACATTAGCAAATATTGTGCAAAGAAAG GAATATTTATTGAGCAACCATTTATCTTCTTATCATCCATCTCCTATACAG CAAGGGCTGCCTCCATCTTTCGACAATGAGGTTGTCAACTGGCTGCCTGATGGTGGTCAGAACCAATCCCAAATCTTTGATGCTTCATCATCTTTAAATCAACTCAG GGATCTTTCGTCTACTGTCTACGATCCATTGTTGCAAGGAAGCATTTCAAATCCAAGTGGCGAAGATTTCCAACCCTGGCCTCAGCCTTTTGTTTCTACACCAACCTTATATTCCCATGTCCAG CATGGAATGGTGGGTCCGGAAATGACAGAAATGATGGCAAACGAGCAGATGGAGATCCCAGGGAACAACAGTTCACATGGTCAGGCAGCGGAAAATGGAGGGTCAAATTATGAGAACAGAGTTCGTCAGCTGAATGGGCAATGA